In the genome of Amaranthus tricolor cultivar Red isolate AtriRed21 chromosome 15, ASM2621246v1, whole genome shotgun sequence, one region contains:
- the LOC130801068 gene encoding uncharacterized protein LOC130801068, whose amino-acid sequence MSPLIFVIYMEYLSRLLKVAGDHEKFKFHPRCNRLKLKHLCFADDLMIFCRRDLASVRILLDKLEVFANSSGLVANSSKSDMYLAGIPTSLKQCIVESCNIPLGSMPFRYLGVPFSSKRIPAVNAICRAYLWHGKTDSDTPRNMN is encoded by the exons ATGTCCCCTTTGATTTTTGTGATTTATATGGAGTATCTTTCTAGATTACTAAAGGTTGCTGGGGATCATGAGAAATTCAAATTTCACCCAAGATGCAATAGACTCAAACTAAAACATTTGTGCTTTGCGGATGATTTAATGATATTTTGTCGGAGAGACTTGGCATCTGTTAGAATTCTATTAGATAAATTAGAGGTTTTTGCGAACTCCTCTGGTTTGGTAGCCAACTCCTCAAAATCTGACATGTATCTTGCAGGTATCCCTACTTCATTGAAACAATGTATAGTGGAATCTTGTAATATTCCTTTGGGTTCTATGCCTTTTCGTTATCTGGGGGTTCCGTTCTCTTCCAAACGTATCCCTGCA GTGAATGCAATTTGTAGAGCATATCTATGGCATGGGAAAACTGATTCTGATACCCCTAGAAATATGAATTGA